Genomic segment of Coffea arabica cultivar ET-39 chromosome 1e, Coffea Arabica ET-39 HiFi, whole genome shotgun sequence:
CATTGCCTTTTCCTTTGATACCCAACCTACTGAGACAATATCGGCGACATGGTGAGGAGAAACTAGAGCTTTTCTATCACTTCCTTCTCCCAATGCAGGATTGACGATCATAGTGCAATCATCTTCTGCAAACACCATGATCAACTGTCCATTTACCACAAACCACAATATCTGATTGAGCGAAGATGGTATCAAGCCCGAAGTATGAATCCAAGGTCGTCCAAGTAGAATATTATAAACACTCGAGAAATCCATAACTTGGTATATGTCTTGGAACTGTGCGGGTCCGATTTCTAGCACTAAATCCACTTCCCCCATTGATTCTCTTTTCGCACCATCAAATCCTCTCACAACGGTTGCAGACGAGCGAAGTTTAGTTTCTTGAAATCCCAACTTAACtaaagtattccatggacaaatATTTAAAGTAGATCCATTGTCTATCAGAACCCTTGAAATTACCTTCCATTACAACGGACCGAGATATATAGTGCTTTGTTGTGTCCAATCCCTTCGGAGGTTAAATCTTCATCAGAAAAAGAAATCTGATTGGAAGCCAAAACATGTTCAACTACGTGGGCAAATTTGTCAACCGGAATATTCTTAGGCACTTGAGCCTTCGTTAACACCTTGAGCAAAGCCTCTCTATGCAATTCCGAAGTTAAGAGCAAATTCAACACGGAAATTTGAGCGGGCATTTTATCCAATTGCTTGATCACTTTGTATTCGCTCTTCTTCAACATCCTAAGAAAATTGAATGCCTCTTCTTCGGTAACAGTTGGTCTTGTTGGTGCGgtattttccttctcttttgctGGCTCATTAACTATGGGTTCACCTACGACTCTTCCAGATCTAGTGATAGCAGCTACTTCCTTCTTGGGTGCCTTTTCTTCTCTAATCAATAACGTAGGCTCGCTATAATTCCATGGGACTTCTTGGAGATTAAGAACGGGAACTTGTTCAGGCAATTCAAGTATGATAAGCTTTGATGGCTCACATTCGAAAGGTATCACTTCTAGAATAAAAGGGTCAACATTTTCCTTGACTTCGCAGCTTCTTTCTCCAGTACGAATGGTTCGCCAATGACCTCCATTATCTCAGTTTCATCCACAATGTACTGCGTTGGTTCCTCGATCTCCTCATCTATGGTAATAGCCCCAACGGTGTCCTTGTGCGTAGGAAGAGGGTTCTTACTAACACTTGGCCCTTGCTCATCCCTCTTTCTGAGAATTATATCTCCAGCttcaatcatgtcttgaattttGTGTTTAAGCGCCCAACAATTGGTAGTTGAATGTCCAGGAGCTCCCGAATGATAAGCGCAAAAGGCTTGAGGATCATAACCAAGTGGAAATCCTTTAGGATAGGTTTTGGGAGGTACCGTACCAATCTTCCTCGCGGCTTTGAGTTGTTCATATAATTGATCAATGAGCCGACCTAGATTGGTGAAGGTTCGGTATGGGGTTTGGTTTTGGGTGTCATTGGTTTGTTGATAGTGGTAATTTGGGTTGATGAGTGAACTAGGTCTTGGGTTATAAGGAGGGTGAGGTCTAATCTGAAAGTTAGGTGGGGAAATGTGAAATGGTGTTGTGGGTGTGTTTGGGTAATTCGGTCGAGGTCGAGGGTAGTTGATGGTAGTGTGGTAAACAAGTCGAGGGCGTGATTGGTATGGGTAACGGGGTGAGTAGGTGGGGTATTGTTGATATCTAGGTCGGAAAGAAGGGCCTTGGTTCCagacaaatgaagcttcctcCTCTTTCTTCTTAAACTGAGATTTCTTACTACTGCTGCTTTGACTTTGCATTGCCTCCAATTGTGATTTTAAAGTTGACACATTTATAATCTTTCCTGCTCACACAAACTCATCATATTTTTCCAACTTATTAACAATTTCTACGAAGgaacatccagtcatgcggaagaTCTCCTCAAAATAGGGAGGGTCATGGGCTTTGATAAACGTACGAACAATTTCATCTTTAGTCATGGGAGGCTCCACCTTGGCAGCCAATTTTCTCCATCTCTTTGCACACATCTTGTGATCCTCAGATGGCTtccttttggttccttccaATGTGGTCCTCGTCGGAGTGAGCTCGCAGTTGTACTCATACTGCCTTACAAAAGCAGTTGACAAATCCAGCCAGGTCCTCATATCCTCAGgcttcaaattggaataccaatcTAGCGCATTGCCTTCTAGACTTTCAGGGAATAGGCGCACAGATAGATTCTCATCATCTATTGGCTTCCCTAGTTTGTTTGTAAACATTTgaaggtgtgtcttgggattgtcCATTCCATGATACTTGCTAAATTTGGGTGCTTTAAAACCCACAGGCAGTTGCATATCAGGAAGTAGGCACAGCTCATTATAGTCTAAACCTCCTTGTTTGCTCAAGGCTTGGCTCTTCCTCATGAATTCATCAAACTGATCCAACTGCTTTAGCAAATTCTTGTCAATTGGCACGGATGATTCCCCAGCTTCAACTTTCCCTTGAGCAGCGGTGTCTAGCGTGAATGGTTCAATGGTGGAATAGTATGCTAACCGGCGGATAGTTTTGGGGAACTTGAGTGTAAGAAGGATTGGTTTGGATGTTGGGTGCATAGGTAGGTGGTGGCCCATgggtgggataggtgaaagctTTCTCGGGTGGATTTATGATATGTGAAGTAACAGAGGTTTGAGTATAGGGTAAAAATATTGGTTGTGTTTCAGGTTGACTAGCAGGTAAAGGCTCAGGTTGACCACCGTTACCGCTACCAGCGACCAACTGATCAATCAGGAGCCGTTGTGCGGTCATTTCCATACTCAGCTCATTGAATCTGTTTAGCACTTCGCTCAGTTGAGCTCCCAGATTTGTCAAGTCAGTTGATGATGTCGTTGCAGATCTATCGGACGATTCCGGGtgtgtactcatgtttacaccaGTTCTTGAAACTCGGCTACGCGATCGAGTAATGATGGGACTTCTTCGTGTAGCTATGTTTACGGTTACCTGTTAGTAGAAGAAAGAAATCAGCTTAGGA
This window contains:
- the LOC140016316 gene encoding uncharacterized protein; translation: MGHHLPMHPTSKPILLTLKFPKTIRRLAYYSTIEPFTLDTAAQGKVEAGESSVPIDKNLLKQLDQFDEFMRKSQALSKQGGLDYNELCLLPDMQLPVGFKAPKFSKYHGMDNPKTHLQMFTNKLGKPIDDENLSVRLFPESLEGNALDWYSNLKPEDMRTWLDLSTAFVRQYEYNCELTPTRTTLEGTKRKPSEDHKMCAKRWRKLAAKVEPPMTKDEIVRTFIKAHDPPYFEEIFRMTGCSFVEIVNKLEKYDEFV